One genomic region from Conexibacter woesei DSM 14684 encodes:
- a CDS encoding RNA polymerase sigma-70 factor — protein MSDDPFVTHRSLLFTVAYELLGSAADAEDVVQETWLRWAGVDQAGVHDPRAYLVRTVTRQALNRLRTLARRREEYVGEWLPEPLLTSPDVADDVELAESVSIAMLTVLETLGPAERAVFVLREVFDAPYDEIAAALEKSPAAVRQIAHRAREHVAARRPRTVASRAEQQAAVERFRAAVETGDLQGLLDLLAPDVVAVADGGGLANAFRHPVEGADRVAGLLARFHRLVPGVPLDTVWLNGAPALRIDPGGESDTAISLVVEAGRVTRIYAVRNPHKLARLGASTPLRRS, from the coding sequence TCGTGCAGGAGACCTGGCTGCGCTGGGCCGGCGTCGACCAGGCCGGAGTGCACGACCCGCGGGCCTACCTGGTGCGGACCGTGACGCGGCAGGCGCTCAACCGGCTCCGCACCCTCGCGCGGCGGCGCGAGGAGTACGTCGGCGAGTGGCTGCCCGAGCCGCTGCTGACCAGTCCCGACGTGGCCGACGACGTCGAGCTGGCCGAGAGCGTCTCGATCGCGATGCTGACCGTGCTCGAGACGCTCGGCCCGGCGGAGCGGGCGGTCTTCGTGCTGCGGGAGGTGTTCGACGCGCCGTATGACGAGATCGCCGCCGCGCTCGAGAAGTCCCCGGCGGCGGTTCGGCAGATCGCGCACCGGGCGCGGGAGCACGTCGCGGCCCGCCGGCCGCGGACGGTCGCGAGCCGGGCCGAGCAGCAGGCCGCCGTCGAGCGCTTCCGCGCGGCGGTCGAGACCGGCGACCTGCAGGGTCTCCTGGACCTGCTCGCGCCCGACGTCGTGGCCGTCGCCGACGGCGGTGGGCTGGCGAACGCGTTCCGGCATCCCGTCGAGGGCGCCGACCGCGTCGCCGGGCTGCTCGCGCGCTTCCACAGACTCGTGCCCGGCGTCCCGCTCGACACCGTCTGGCTCAACGGCGCTCCGGCGCTGCGGATCGACCCCGGCGGCGAGAGCGACACCGCGATCAGCCTCGTCGTCGAGGCAGGACGGGTCACCCGCATCTACGCCGTCCGCAACCCGCACAAGCTCGCCCGCCTCGGCGCGTCGACGCCGCTGCGCCGGAGCTGA